A region of Pyxidicoccus parkwaysis DNA encodes the following proteins:
- a CDS encoding DUF4091 domain-containing protein, which produces MTSALVAAAPAVVGTTASGAQVVSPLVKVRPGEALHGRRDARLSVARGECEATQVVLPAHAAHPKVEALSLSGPGTALKASVWREAFVDVKTPSNGEGKPGPWPDALVPVEAPIQASDANLPTVLFVEVCAPEKQAPGTYKGELRVKTEGAAPAPVPFTVEVQPFALPASSSLPNSFGVSLYSIARGHGLSPESPEARALLREYGRALLEHRVSAHGMSMTPPPVRFEDGKAVVDWRAYDAEMGPFLDGSLLPSGARFTTAEVRDSKQASTDAEKAAYYRAFVEHFRKKGWPAQLFFYAKDEPKPEDVPLVQAQAKRVRAAGGIPVLVTSPLDDALRGSADILTPTLNCFYPRPGPQTCRNVLTARTLRGHLPKSAKVWWYQSCNSHGCNGGPPEDAAVDAAYSGWASYMVDHPAPLNRAMGVLAFSSGVDGELYFDTVFAYNTKKDVWTDVFEFGGNGDGTLFYPGTPARLGTSSHQPVISLRLKEIRDGLEDYEYLRLLTELGDGAFAQAAARRLARSGWDITRDAGEWEAVRQEVTARLRKLWASSEYAKRPGRQKPDSTP; this is translated from the coding sequence ATGACCTCGGCGCTGGTGGCTGCGGCACCCGCAGTGGTGGGCACCACGGCTTCAGGGGCACAGGTGGTCTCGCCCCTGGTGAAGGTGCGTCCGGGTGAAGCGCTGCACGGGCGCCGAGACGCCCGGCTCAGCGTGGCCCGAGGCGAGTGCGAGGCCACGCAGGTGGTGCTGCCCGCGCACGCGGCGCACCCGAAGGTAGAGGCGCTGTCACTGTCCGGGCCCGGCACCGCGCTGAAGGCCTCCGTGTGGCGTGAAGCCTTCGTGGACGTGAAGACGCCGTCCAACGGAGAGGGCAAACCAGGCCCGTGGCCGGACGCGCTGGTGCCCGTGGAGGCACCGATTCAAGCATCCGACGCGAACCTGCCCACCGTCCTCTTCGTGGAGGTGTGCGCGCCGGAGAAGCAGGCCCCGGGCACGTACAAGGGCGAGCTGCGCGTGAAGACGGAAGGCGCCGCTCCCGCGCCCGTGCCCTTCACGGTGGAGGTGCAGCCCTTCGCGCTGCCGGCGTCGTCCTCGCTGCCCAACAGCTTCGGCGTGTCGCTGTACAGCATTGCCCGGGGGCATGGCCTGTCACCGGAGTCTCCCGAGGCGCGAGCGCTGCTGCGCGAGTACGGCCGCGCGCTGCTGGAGCACCGGGTGAGCGCGCACGGCATGAGCATGACGCCGCCTCCGGTGCGCTTCGAGGACGGCAAGGCCGTGGTGGACTGGCGCGCGTACGACGCGGAGATGGGGCCCTTCCTCGACGGAAGCCTGCTGCCCTCGGGCGCGCGCTTCACCACCGCCGAGGTGCGCGACAGCAAGCAGGCCAGCACGGACGCGGAGAAGGCCGCGTACTACCGCGCCTTCGTCGAGCACTTCCGGAAGAAGGGCTGGCCCGCGCAGCTCTTCTTCTACGCCAAGGACGAGCCGAAGCCGGAGGACGTGCCGCTCGTGCAGGCACAGGCGAAGCGCGTGCGCGCGGCCGGAGGCATTCCGGTGCTCGTCACCAGCCCGCTGGATGACGCGCTGCGCGGCTCGGCGGACATCCTCACGCCCACGCTCAACTGCTTCTACCCGCGCCCCGGCCCGCAGACGTGCCGCAACGTGTTGACGGCCCGCACGCTGCGAGGCCACCTGCCGAAGAGCGCGAAGGTGTGGTGGTACCAGAGCTGCAACTCGCACGGCTGCAACGGCGGCCCGCCCGAGGACGCGGCGGTGGACGCCGCCTACAGCGGCTGGGCTTCCTACATGGTGGACCACCCCGCCCCGCTCAACCGCGCCATGGGCGTGCTGGCCTTCTCGTCCGGCGTGGACGGCGAGCTCTATTTCGACACCGTGTTCGCCTACAACACGAAGAAGGACGTGTGGACGGACGTCTTCGAGTTCGGCGGCAACGGCGACGGCACCCTCTTCTATCCGGGCACGCCGGCCCGCCTGGGGACGTCCAGCCACCAGCCGGTAATCAGTTTGCGTCTCAAGGAGATCCGCGACGGGCTGGAGGACTACGAGTACCTCCGGCTGCTGACGGAGCTGGGAGATGGCGCCTTCGCGCAGGCGGCCGCGCGGAGGCTGGCCCGCTCGGGTTGGGACATCACCCGGGATGCGGGAGAATGGGAAGCGGTCCGCCAGGAAGTCACGGCCCGGCTGCGGAAGCTGTGGGCCAGTTCCGAATATGCGAAGCGCCCGGGCCGTCAGAAGCCCGACAGCACCCCGTAG